One Thermodesulfobacteriota bacterium genomic window, AGGAAACCATAAAAATAGTAAAGGAAGTATATCCCGAGGTACCGGTTGTCCTTGGCGGAATTTATGCAACCCTTTGCACCGATCACGCCAAAGCGAATTGTGGAGCAGACCGGGTGGTGGCAGAACGCGGGGAAGAATCCATTCTGACACTCGCCGGCGAGTATACCGGTTATTTTGCCACTCGCAGGTTTGATCCGCATGATCTTAATACCTACCCTTATCCTGCCTTTGATCTTCAACATAAAATTACCTATGTGCCGCTGCTGACTTCGAAAGGTTGTCCTTTTTCCTGCGCCTACTGCGCATCCCACTTTTTAGATCCAAACAGAATGCTTCGAGAAGCGAGGTCGGTTGTTAAAGAGATAAAATTCTGGCATGAAAAATATAATGTCGCTGATTTTGTATTTTACGATGATGCGCTCCTGGTAGATGCCCCAAATCATGCCATTCCCATGCTGGAAGAGATCATTGGTGCAGGCTTGAAGGTGCGTTTTCACACTCCCAATGCGGTGCATATACGGGGAATTTCAAAAAAGACGGCTTCCCTGATGTTTAAGGCAGGTTTTAAAACGTTGCGTCTGGGGCTGGAAAGCGCTATGTTTGATTTTAGAAATGAAATGGACAGAAAGGTCACACTGGCAGAATTCAAAGAGGCCGTTATCTATCTGAAGCAAGCGGGATTCAGCAAAGAGCAGATCGGGGCATATCTCCTGGTGGGGCTTCCCGGCCAGACCGGAAGTTCCATAGAGTATTCGATTAAAGAGGTCATCCATCAGGGGATCATTCCCGTGCTTGCATATTATTCACCGATTCCGCATACTATGTTGTGGGACCGGGCAGTTGCCG contains:
- a CDS encoding radical SAM protein, with protein sequence MKPDKPFILLINPWIHDFAAYDFWAKPLGLLSIASILRRHGFKVAYIDCLDRFHPHAPKTDPYARHGRGPFLKVRIPKPNGLEDVSRHYSRYGVKLKWFKQDLRSMQQPDLIFVTSLMTYWYPGLKETIKIVKEVYPEVPVVLGGIYATLCTDHAKANCGADRVVAERGEESILTLAGEYTGYFATRRFDPHDLNTYPYPAFDLQHKITYVPLLTSKGCPFSCAYCASHFLDPNRMLREARSVVKEIKFWHEKYNVADFVFYDDALLVDAPNHAIPMLEEIIGAGLKVRFHTPNAVHIRGISKKTASLMFKAGFKTLRLGLESAMFDFRNEMDRKVTLAEFKEAVIYLKQAGFSKEQIGAYLLVGLPGQTGSSIEYSIKEVIHQGIIPVLAYYSPIPHTMLWDRAVAASRYDLESDPVFTNNAIFPCQQENFSWEKISYLKGLAARNTN